The genomic interval ATCCGCTCAGGTCTGAGCATGTACCGCCTCCTCGAACAGGTCGATCACGTGGTCGACCACCTCGTCTGTCTGTGCCTGGGCCGCCTGTTCGAGGTTCTCGCGAGCGCTCTCTCCCTCCTCGATGAGTTGCTCGCGCTCGGCCTCGATCTCCTCCCGGGCCTCTTCGAGGCGTTCCTCGGCCGCCGCGTCGGCCTCCTCGTGGGCCTGTTCGCGGATCTCCTCGGCCTCGGCGCGCGCCGCCTCGATGCGCTGTTCACGGTCCGCTTCGGCCTCGGCGACGATGTCGTCGGCCTCCTGCTCGGCCTCCTTTATCCTGTCGAGAACTTCTGGCCGTGGCATTCTCTAATCGTCCGACTGTTGCTTGAGCGCCTATTTGGTAGTTGCGAAGTTCGTACGGTGATCCGGACGGAGAATCCGGGGAATTATGCCTGCCAAACGCCAAGGTAGGACCAATGGGAGTCCTCGAGAACAAAGCCCGTGCGCGGACGTTCTACAAGTACCTCTCGAAGGTGTACGACCAGATCAACCCCTTCATCTGGGACGAGCGCATGCGCGACGAGGCCATCGAGATGCTGGACATCCAGCCCGACGACCGGGTGCTCGACATCGGCTGTGGCACCGGCTTCGCCACGGAGGGGCTGCTCCAGAAAGTCGACACCATCTACGGCCTCGACCAGAGCCCCCACCAGCTCTCGAAAGCCTACCAGAAGTTCGGCAAGCACGGCAACGTCCGCTTTCACCTGGGCGACGCCGAACGACTCCCCTTCAAAACCGATAGCTTCGACGTGGTCTGGTCCTCGGGCTCGATCGAGTACTGGCCCAACCCCGTCGACGCCTTAGAGGAGTGTCGCCGCATCGCCAAACCCGGCGGCACGGTCCTGATCGTCGGCCCGGACTACCCCAACTCGACGGTGTTCCAGAAGATGGCCGACGCGATCATGCTGTTCTACGACGAGGACGAAGCCGACCGGATGTTCGAGGAAGCCGGCTTCGAGGCGTTCGAACACCACATCCAACAGTCGCGGCCGGGCAGTCCGCGCGCGATCACGACCATCGCGCAGGTTCCCGAGTAACGCTGCGGGCGGTGGGCGGTCGGGGTTTTCTGCATTCTCTCACGCTGAATCGAACAGCCGCCGGGCCGGGAGCGAGTGGCGCGACGGCAGTCGCGCCCGAGCGAGGACGGGGAGGGCAGGCCGGACTAAGTTCGGCTGCGGTGAGCATCCGCCGAGCGAAGCGAGGCGGTTCACCGGACGCGAACGCAGTGAGCGTCCGGCCGTTTTTCCCCAAGTTTTTGCAGTACGGGGTTCCCGCAGCGCCGCTCCGCGGCGCGAGGAAACCCCGTGCTGGAAAAAGTGGGTTCTAGAGATAGCCGAGCGCCGCGTCGATACGGCCCAGTTCCGGCCCGGAGGTGTCGGTGCCACAGACGTAGCCGTGGTCGTTGGCGACCAGGCCCGACCCGACCAGCGGACCGCCGTAGTTGACGGTCCCGATGTCGGCCGGT from Haloarcula pelagica carries:
- a CDS encoding methyltransferase domain-containing protein — its product is MGVLENKARARTFYKYLSKVYDQINPFIWDERMRDEAIEMLDIQPDDRVLDIGCGTGFATEGLLQKVDTIYGLDQSPHQLSKAYQKFGKHGNVRFHLGDAERLPFKTDSFDVVWSSGSIEYWPNPVDALEECRRIAKPGGTVLIVGPDYPNSTVFQKMADAIMLFYDEDEADRMFEEAGFEAFEHHIQQSRPGSPRAITTIAQVPE
- the ahaH gene encoding ATP synthase archaeal subunit H; translated protein: MPRPEVLDRIKEAEQEADDIVAEAEADREQRIEAARAEAEEIREQAHEEADAAAEERLEEAREEIEAEREQLIEEGESARENLEQAAQAQTDEVVDHVIDLFEEAVHAQT